In Glycine max cultivar Williams 82 chromosome 7, Glycine_max_v4.0, whole genome shotgun sequence, a single window of DNA contains:
- the LOC100798557 gene encoding uncharacterized protein, translating into MIALDGLVNVNSLFTIVVFEGLSLTTPGQHSLENNSFCDVGVDVAKKILIFEVFSFFFFSSLVALGLKLALNLLNNKDANEAFQTYINLKALRLDMLGSAIASIMGSLFSQH; encoded by the coding sequence ATGATAGCCCTAGACGGTCTGGTGAATGTGAACTCCCTCTTCACGATCGTCGTCTTTGAGGGCCTTTCCCTCACCACCCCGGGCCAGCACAGCCTCGAGAACAACTCCTTCTGTGACGTCGGCGTTGATGTAGCCAAAAAGATCCTCATCTTTGAAGTGTTtagctttttcttcttctcatcaCTGGTGGCACTAGGGCTGAAGTTGGCACTAAATCTGCTCAACAACAAGGATGCTAACGAGGCCTTCCAGACCTACATCAACCTCAAGGCCCTAAGGCTCGACATGTTGGGCTCTGCCATTGCCTCCATCATGGGATCGTTGTTTTCACAGCATTAA